The sequence TACCGGGGCCGTACTGGATGTCATCGTGGATGTCCGGAAGGGTTCCCCAACGTACAAGCAATGGGAAGGCTACATCCTCTCCGCAAGTAACCACCGTCAGCTCTTGGTGCCACGTGGCTTTGCTCATGGTTTTCTGACCTTGACCGATAATGTTAACTTCCTCTATAAGGTGGACAACTACTACGACGCTGAAGCTGATGGTGGTTTTTCCTTCAAGACCCCTGAATTGAACATTGACTGGCCAATCGAATTCGATAAGACCATTACTTCCGAGAAGGATGCCAATCAGCCAACTTTTACGGAATTTGAGAAGGACAACCCATTTGCTTACGGTGAAATCTAAGGAGTCTTGTCAGATATGAAAAAAGCATTTAAGAATATCATTGTTACCGGTGGTTGTGGGTTCATCGGTTCTAACTTCGTTCACTTTCTGGTTAATAACCACCCTGAAGTTGAACACATTACTGTCCTGGACAAGCTGACCTATGCCGGTAATCCAGCCAATATCGCTGGCCTGCCGAAGGACAAGGTTGAACTGGTTATTGGTGATATCTGTGATAAGGATCTGGTTGACAAGCTGGTCAGTCAAGCTGACGCCGTGGTTCATTATGCTGCTGAAAGTCATAACGACAACTCCCTAATCGATCCAACTCCGTTCATTAAGACTAATATCGAGGGTACCTTTACCCTGATCCAGGCCTGCCGGAAGTACGACGTTCGTTACCATCATATCTCTACCGATGAAGTTTACGGCGACCTACCACTGCGGGAAGATTTACCAGGTCACGGTGAGGGCAAGGGTGAGAAGTTCATGCCTGATTCACCATATCGGCCATCCAGTCCATACTCCTCATCCAAGGCTAGTTCTGACCTGTTAGTTCGGGCTTGGGTTCGTTCCTTCGGTCTGCGGGCAACCATTTCCAACTGCTCCAACAACTACGGTCCTTACCAGCACATTGAGAAATTTATTCCACGTCAGATTACTAATATCTTGAGTGGAATTCGGCCAAAGCTTTACGGCTCTGGTAAGAATGTTCGGGACTGGATTCACACCAATGATCACTCCCGCGCCGTTTGGGACATCCTGACCAAAGGGAAGATCGGTGAGACCTACCTGATCGGGGCTAACGGCGAAAAGAATAATAAGGAAGTCCTTGAGATGATCTTGGAACTGATGAGTCAGCCTAAGGATGCTTACGATCACGTCAAGGACCGTCCAGGTCATGATCTGCGTTATGCCATCGACGCCACCAAGTTGCGCAACGATCTCGGCTGGGAGCCGGAATACACCGACTTCAAGACCGGTCTTCAACACACTATCGACTGGTACACCCAGCATGAAGACTGGTGGAAGGACGAGAAGGCTGCAGTTGAAGCTAAGTACGCTAAGAATGGTCAATAATTAAAATGATTTAACCAGGCAGCTAAATGTTGCCTGGCTTTTTTGGAGGGAACGAGAATGACAAAAATTTTAATCACCGGTGCCAACGGTCAGCTGGGTAGTGAGTTACGCAACTTGCTTGATGAACGTGGGGTAGCTTATGATGCCTTTGATTCCAAGGGCTTGGACATCACCGATAAGCAGGCGGTTGATGCTAAGTTCGATGCCTTGAGGCCTGAAGTGGTTTACCACTGTGCGGCTTATACTGCAGTTGACAATGCCGAAGATGAAGGAAAACAGGCCAACTGGAAGGTCAACGAGGACGGAACCCGTAATGTTGCTGAAGCAGCTAAGCGGGTCGGAACCAAGATGGTCTACATCAGCACGGATTACGTCTTCGATGGAACAAATCCTGACGAGTACCAGGTCGATGATCCAACCAACCCAAAGAACGAGTATGGCAAGGCCAAGCTTGCTGGTGAGCAGGCTGTTAAGGAAACACTGGATGATTACTACATTATCCGGACGTCCTGGGTCTTCGGTAAGTACGGCAAGAACTTTGTTTACACAATGCTACGTCTGGCTAAGGATCACGATAAGCTGACGGTAGTTGACGACCAGTTTGGCCGCCCAACGTGGACGCGGACCTTAGCCGAATTTATGATCTATCTGGTGGATAATGATCAGCCGTTTGGCACTTACCAACTCTCCAACGAAGGAAGTTGTTCCTGGTACGAGTTTGCCAGTGAAATTCTGAAGGACAAGGATGTCGAGGTGGCACCGGTAACATCTGAGGCTTACCCACAGAAGGCTTACCGTCCACGGCACTCAATCATGAATCTGGATAAGGCAGAAAATACTGGATTTAAAATTTTAAGATGGCAAGAGGCATTGCAAAAATTTTTAAAAGAGTAGTTATAACTAGCATAATGGTTTCCAAGGATAGTAATATTAAATGAAATTGCCTATTTGATAAGCACAACTAAAATTGCTTTGATTATTGTGAATTTAGCTGGTAAATTAATAAAATAATAGGATAGGTATTCGCAGATTTATTAGTTCTTAACTGAAACTTGAAAGCACGAAAATAGACCGGAGCTCTGATGAGCTCTGGTTTGTCAAGGGCGGTTTTAAATTGTCATTTTATGGCGGTTTAAAAATGTATGATTTGGGCGGTTTAAGAATTGACCGATGCCAAGCGGGACTATCAACGTAATAATTATTTTTTATAATATTCTCAATGTTTCAGGAAAATCTCTATATTATTATTGAGAAACTAAATATGGAAGATTTGAAAGGAAGCTTTTAATTTGTATGAGATTTGGAATTGGTTTAAAGGATTATTTTCAGGGGGTAAAATTCAGTCTAATATTGGAAAAACTAATACTAATATTTCTGTTGACGGTAATAATAACTTCAATGGCAATATTAAAGCAGAAAATGGTTCTATTGTAAGAAACAGCAATTCATTAATAATATATAAGGATGATTCTGATAGAATTAGATTAATAAAAAATTTTTCTAATAATTTCCTTGTTAAAGTTGATAAAATTCACCAAGAAATTGGTCTTTCTAGTGGTAAAAAGAATATTCCGGATTTTTGTAGTGAATTGGCTGTTCTTGAAAATTCGATAGATACGACTATGGATATTCCTGAAGAGCTTGTTTCTCCTGCTAAAGAAATTGTTCAGTCTTTGTGGAATTATTATAAGCTAGTTGCTAATTCTAAGAATGTTGATGCTAAACAATATGCAGTTGATTTTGAGTCAAGTAAACAAAAAGTTGTGGTTTTAGCAAGAAAATATTCTGATATTTTAAGAAGATATATTCATGGTGAAAATAGTTGATTTTGATTTTGGCTCTTTGTCAATCGGTAAGGATGAAGAGATTTTGGAGAACTAGACTAAGCTACTTTGGCTTTTGGTCTAGTTCTCTTTTTTGATAATTCACGAATCATGAGATTAGAAGTCTTCAACGAAATAAGAATCCTAATCCGAAAATGGAAGAAGTAGCGATAGCCATATGCAGTTCGCTTGATGACTTTAATTTTATTGTTGGTACCTTCGATCGGACCGTTGGTTAATCGGGTGTAAAAGCTGGCAATAATCTCCTGACGGTGCTTGGCGAGGGTTCGCTTAACTCGTCTCATAACGTTTGGTAGATTATTCTGCTTAATTAACTGATCTAGCAAGGCCTGACTGCGGTCGTGGCTATTAAGTCTTGATAGTATTCGTAGGCAGCCCTTAGATCTGGAGAGAAATCGAGTAGCCGTTCGACAACTTCTTGATTGGATAACCAGTGATATTGGAAGTTACGTCGGGAATAACAGTGTAGGTAATCTAGTTGGCTTTCCTTGGTCATTAATATCTTCCAGTAATGCTTCAGAGCTCGGTATTCATGTGTGTTGGGGCCATATGCTTTCATGACTTTGATCCGGGCACTTTGAAGTGCCCGGTAAGCTTGGGCAACGACGTGAAAATGATCAGCTACAATCATAGACTGAGGGAATAAGTCATGGATTAAGTTGCGATAAGGTTCAAATAGATCGACAACGACAATCTTAACCGACCAGCGAGCCCTTTTAGAGTAGTGAGAAAGAAAGTAATCACGCATAAAGTGCGAATTACGGGACTGGATGATATCAATAGTGCGATGGTTTTGTGGATTCATTAAGATCATACTCATCTTACCTTGGGCGAACTTACCAGATTTAAAATCATCAAAAGCGATGGTTGCCGGTAACCAGTGAGGATTAGTCTTAAAGGTATCTTCGAGGCCCTCGAGCTGACGCTCAACGGTGTTAGTAGAAACATTGTGATGACTAGCAATGGTCCGCATTGATTCATTCTCACTGAGTTCCTGTACAATATGGTATTTAACGACATTCGCAATTCGACAGGCAAAGTTAACTCCTTGGGCCTCGGCAACTTTGGTAACTCGCTTGGGGCATTGGGGTGATGGTGGACAGAGATACTGTTGCTTCTTGATTTTTAAGACAGCTGGTTTCCCGGCCAGTGAAAGGATTTTAATCGTTACGGGCCGCTTACGGAAACCGTTGCGCCGCATCAGCTAGCCGCAAAGCGGACAGTGCATGGGATAAGACTGAATTAAATGAATGACCTTTAGTTCTTTACTCTCAGTTAAAAACGGTTTGTCAGGTTTTAAGTAAGGGTCCTTGATTTCGGTCCAAAAGTTGATATCATTAGTCATGAGGAATATATCCTTTCTAAGACAACTGAGTGGTTATGGGGATAACTTAAGACAGTTGTTTTTTTTTTAAATCAATGGTACAGCAAGTAACAAAAAACGGTAAAGATAAGAAATTATCTTATACTTACCGAATATCATAGAACCTTTTATTGCTGCGGAAAAGTGCGGAAAAATCATCCCCGTTTTTGTTCCAGATAAGTAGGACTATCTTTTTATGCCCTGCCCAATGTGCCCTTTTAAAGGGTGCAAAATGTGAAATTACTTTGGATATATCATCTTCGCAAATTTAACGATCAACTATGCGGTAAAATGCTTTTCGTTTCGTCTGAATGGCAACAATACCCCACCCCCTTAGCTATTCAAAATTTCTCACTTGCCAAAATAATAGTTAAAGCAGGGTAGGGGATGCTTAACCCTCAAAAATTCAAAAACGGGCATTAATGCGGGCTATCATATAGCGTTAAAGCCTGTATTATCAATAATTAGCATTTAATAGCCCCCCTACCTAAAAGTTTTAAATTACCGCTTGCGTGTAAGATGATGGCAATGTGTGCGCTCTTTTTGTTTGAGCCATAGGGGGCGGGGGTCAAAATCATGACCGGGTCTTAATTAGGTTTTTAATTATATTAACATCATGTATCTCAATAGCTTTTGCATTAGGCACATCGCGCCGAACAGTTAAGCATTCGCATCATCTCCGTTCTTTATTAATAATCTGCCATTACAATCAATGTAGTTATTCTTGCGCAAGAAACGCCAAACATCAGTAAGATTATCTGCGCCAACTCTGTAATAAAACGCAATCGTGTATCTCAAATCTATTATCTTATCTATTTGCCATGTTGTCCTCCTAACTGTGACAGCTTTCATGTGTGTGTGGTGTTCTGTCTTTTTCCTTTCTATTTTGTCCAAAAAGACACTTAAAGGCACTTTTTTTGGAAGACTTTTTCTTACTCTCCCAAGGGCTTAACCCTCTAAAAAGACAAAAGGACATTTTATTCTCTACTACTTTTTTTCAAAATAAAAACCTTCTTTTTCTTTTTTAATTTAACTTATATAGTGTAAATTGTCCTTTTGTCCATTTTGGCCGTTCAGCCTTGATATAACAGCTTTTACGACCTTATGAAAAACTGTCTTTTGCTGTCCATTTGGACATTTTAGCCCCAAAATGGACATTTTATTCGATACTATTATCTTCGGCGTACATCGCTAACAGCTTTATAAGCACTTCTTGATTGCGCCAGCTTGTATATTTAACTCCGTCATCTTTATCGGTATCTCTGTCTTTTTCAAAATCGAACTTAATTTTTAATTCTGAACTCCAGCTTTTTTTACTGTAAGCATTCAAATCATTATCGTTGCAATATTGCTTATAGTCATTCCACGCTTCTTTGTCTGCGAGAAAATAAATTTCGTTTTTAGTTCGTCTAATCAGATTAGGGTTATTATACGGAATAGAGTTAAGCCAACTACCTAAAACGTCATTATCTTCTAGCCATTCATCTGTTGCACTTCTTATCTCTTTAGAGATTGTGAAGCCGTGCTTGAATGTATTTCGGAAAGCCTGAATACATTCATAGACAAACTGTGGTCGCTCTGCCTTGATAGTCTCAATGTTGTGTCGCTTCCAGAAAGCACGGTCAACATCACGGGTATCTTTATTAAAGAAGGGGAGTACGATTGCCCGGTCTTTTAATGCACCATCTACTTGTTTCCCACTAACCGGCGGCAAGTCATTAGCTGAAAATAGTAGTTTCGCATAAGCATTAAGCATGAATTGCTTACCGCCCTTGAATTCAGCCGGTAACCCATCACCACCGGTCAATTTTTTTATTCGGGCCATTGATTGAAGTAAGTCCGTTCCAATATCCGCATCATAAGCTAATTCCTTACTATATAAGGTAGATACGACAAACCTATTATTAGGGTCTGTCAGTTGTACTAGGTCAATTGGTGTGGTATTATCGTTGTTTTCCCCGTCTAAGTACCAGTTGCCAATCAAATTAATTAGAGTCGACTTACCATTACCTTTTTTGCCAGTAAATATCATGAAACGATTAGGAGCTTTTTTATAAGAGTTAAAGAACATATAACCTATATATTCTTTAAGACAAGTCACTGATTCATTATTTGCAGCCAACGTTGCTAGCTTATCGCTGCCGTACTCGCCAAGTTTTAGGCCATCGGTCAACATTTCTTCTAACATGGCATTAGTTTCAGTCGCTGGCTTGCTATTACTAGTGTCAAGGTCATAGCTGTGGTAATTAACCAGGTAATCACTTCTACAATGTCCCCTTAGAGCATTTTCTTTAAAGTCATATGTGCCATTCTTAAAAGCGACTAAACCAGTTGTCATTTTTTTATCCGGAGTTTTTACATCGTATTTATAGACAAAACGACTAGAATTGAAGATGTTCCAGCCTTTTGTAAAACCATCATTTAAAGCTCTAGTATCGGTTATCCCCCATTTTGCTAATTGTCCTTGTAATTGATAATTGAACCAATTTTTCATTTCTCTATGTTCAAATATTCGCCATGTACCCTTTTCCTCTTGATAAGTTTGGCCTTGTGATAGTTGTGGATAGACTTCTGTTGGTCTGTTGATTGCTAACTTAGTAGCAAAGGTGGACCACTCATAAACTAAATAAGGGCGACCGGTACGTTTAGCTAAAAGTAATTTTATCCAACAGGGGATAAATAATTCTATCATTTTTCGCCAATCATCACCCTCATCACTCCATGCAAAAAGAGGAGCACGACCGGAATTTTCATTCTCGTTATAAACATATTTTTCTTTATCAAAAGTACTTAGAAGGGCCGGTATAGATAATGGTTCAAGTTTGAAATTGCCGTTATATTGGGGGTCATGCCAAAGAGCGTCTGCTTCATCATATAAGCTTGACCACTCGCTTTCAGCAATACCATAGGCTTTACAGATTAATTTTTGGTCGTCGCTAAGTTTTACCTTGTTTTCTTCCATCTATAAATCACCTCTATCCAATCTCGCTTTTTAAGCCCTTAATGTTGAATTCAACTTTGTATCTGTTGCGCTGTGCTGATTTATAATTAATAGCTCTTTGAATAGTTCGCTGGCCATAAGTCCCGGCACCGTCTTTAGAATCCCACTTAGGACGGTATAAGTGAGTTTGCTTAAATATTTCGTCAATAAGCTTGCTGTTATATTCGCCGGTCGTTCGCTTAACCCAATAAGCTAAGATATTGCAACAAGTTTGGTCCTGGCTTGAAGGGTCATAATCAATCATTATTCCGTTCCAGTTAGGAACCTGTTTGCCACTAACGTTAGTACTAACAGTAGGCAAGTCGGCATTGAGCCACCAACTGAATTTAGTAGCATCAGTACTTTTCATAATGTTGTCGATTACTGCTAACCCCTGTTCACTCAACACACCTTGTGAAAGCTCTGTACCGCTAAAGGCATCATTAGTTGAAATAGTAGGGGAGTAATCACCAAATGCTAATTTATGCAATTGTTCCCACTGTTGTTGGTTAATAGTGGTTATTTTTAACGGCCGGTCAATATCTAGGCGGTTACCGGTCAGTGCTGCCATTCTTCCTTTTACATATAATTCACAGCCATGTTTTTTTCGTGTAAATTGCTTTACAGAATTGTCTAGTTTGAAAATGAAGTGAAGCCCTTCTTGCGACTGGCTAACTTCACAATAGGTGTAGTCCAGTAGTTCCACAATATTGCTGATAATGTTGTGTTCACCTAAGCTATAGTTAGCTATCACAGTTGGTATGTGGTCTATGTCTAAGAAGGCCCAACCGTCACCAAACATGAATCCGGGACCGCCGTAATGCATTTCTTTTATTCTTTGGGGGTTATTCTTAGCAAATACATAAGTGTTGTTTGCCTGCTGGTATGTCCCCCATGTGTTAGGGTTAGTAGATGAAGCCATACCTTTACACATAAAACTGTTAAGATTGTGTGGTATCTTTTTACGTTTGTGAATATTAGAAATGCTCATTTCTTCATAGAACCAAGCACACCAGCGCTTTTCTTTTTTCATCTCATCGGGGACAGTGAAGTCGTTAGTCATTAGCTTCACCTTCCAACCTGTATTGAGCTTCCAGGGCATCAAGTACATTGCGTAATTCTTTGATGAATTGCACGTCATCAATGGCGCTTACTGATTTACCCGGCACTTTTGACAAGTCACCCTTGCTAATAATCAAGGCTGAATTTCCTTGATGGTCACTGGAATAAATAACCTTGTATGGCTTCTTGAGGTTCACCAGGGAAGTTTCTACATTTATCTTTTTTTTCATGTCTTTTAAATCTCCTTCCATCGTGTTAAAATGAAAGGGTAAAGATATTTATGTTTCACGTCCTTAACGCCTGTCAGCACAAGGACTTTTTTTGTTTCACAAATATTCTTTACCCTTAAAACCATTTGTCATTGACAACTTCTTGGGTGGAATCTTGTAAGTTGTTAATGGCTTTTTTATTTTGCCCAAAAACATTATCTTCTAACTTGGTTAAGGCTTGGTATTGGATAGCCATTTTCTTAATCTCACGGGCTGTATTGAGAATATCATCTGCTTTTTCCACCGGATCAGTAATAACTACACCATCATCGAAAGTGATAGTTCCTTCATCTGGAATACCTTCACAAGCAGCAGCTACATACTTGCCAGCGTTGATAATCTTATCTTGAACGGTGATAATTTCATCTTCTAATTGTTGTTCTGTTTTAGTCATCGTAAATCATCCTTTCTTATAAATAGTTTGTAATAGTTGCTATAACAGCAAGCAGCGGAATAAGTGTCATGGCATACGCCCAAACACGTTCATCTGGGGCTGTGTACCAGAAATTAAGAATACTCTGGTCAATCTTTGCTAACATTAAATCACCTCCCAACATATCCCCCGTGTCGGAGAGATTAATTTGTTGCCATGAATTTGTCTAAGTCGTTACGATTGAAGCGATATGAACCAGCAATGTGCTTATAAGGAACTTTTTCCTCATCCATCCATGTGGACAGGGTGTTATAGGAAATTCCCAAGTATTTGGCCGCCGTGCCCTTATTCATATACATGGGCCACTTATCGTTCTTGCTTTTAGAATCATCAACGATTTTTTGTGCCGCTGTGCTAATAGCGACTTTTAGAGCATCTTCTAATTCTGGGGAGAGGTTAATTTCCGCTTGCATATTTTCACCGCCTTTTAATTTTTTGAACTAATTCCGAACTAGCTCGCAAAAAATAAAAATCCGAACTAATTCCGAACCATTGACTATATATTAAATCTAATTTATACTTGTGTCAATCGAATTTTTGAACTTTTTTCGAATTTTTGAAGGAAGGTGAAACTATCTCAAAAAATGCTGAAATGGGGAAACGAATCAGGTCTATTCGTAAAAGACTTGGAAAAAACCAAGAGGAGTTTGGACAATTGTTTGATCCGCCGGCCCCCAAAAGTAGCGTTTCCTATTGGGAAAACGGTGGTGGTCCTAATAAACAACGCTTAAAGAAAATAGCTGAACTTGGCGGTGTTTCTGTCGAATATCTTATAAATGGTAGCCATATGAGTGCGGCCGATACTAAACAATTACTTGATAAAGCGGTACACGGTTCTAAATTGAATGAAGAAGAGCAGAGAAAAATAACCGAATCACAAATTGAATTTACTTCAGTTATGTCAGCAATAACATCAAAGTGGGAAAGTACGGCCCGTAGCCAATTTGAAAAACAGCAAGACATTATTAAAAAAAATCCGTTATCAGTGATTGAGCTTTTAGCCTACGACGATTTCCTTATTCTTTTTAATTTGATTCGTTTACATGGCACCGATAGTCAGCAGGAAGATTATAGAGCGTTCTTAAACTTGATACGACAAATTGCTGTTGGCACTATTCAATATGATAAGGCCGATATTCTTCCTAATGTTGATAAGCTACTGTCTAGTTTTCCTATTAAGAAAGATGATAGCGATGAATCAAATTAGGGTACCATTTTTACTTCAATTTCATTATGGTACCGCTAGAATCATTATGGTACCGTCTCAGCCTTACGGCCCCAACGGTTTAGGCCACTCGGTACCACGGTACCATGCAATTCCACTTACTCAGTCAGTTTGAGATGTAGAGAAAGTGTAGTCTACATTCTACATATTGTTCTACACGGTTGAAGCTTACTCCCATAAAGGGTTAGACCACTATGTAGAGATGTAGAGTTCCATATCTGTTATTATGTGTTTTTATCACCTCTCAACATATCCCCCGTGTCGGTCAAACGATCGGAAAGGTGATAATAAAATGGCATATATTGGAACTACTGTGAAAAAGGCAAAAAATGGCTACTATGGTTATGTAAATTATCGTGACTCTAACGGTAACCGTAAGCAGAAGAAGGCCAAGGGGCATTTTAAGTTAAAGCGAGATGCCAAAGAAGCTGCCGGAAAGCTTAAATTAGAGCTTGAAGCATCAAATACTAGCTTGGCAGATATTTCTTTCGCTGATTATTATCGTCGGTGGGTTGAGTTATATAAGGAAAACAAAATCAAGAGCCATAGTGCAAAGTATCAATACAAGCTCATTGGTAACTATATTGAGGACTATTTTGAGCAGAAGAAGCTCAAAGATATACATAGAAGCGACTACCAAGCCTTCATTAATTGGTATGGTAAAGATCACTCCTATGAAAGTGTGAGGAAACTAAAAGGGGCTTGCCATACTTGTGTTAGCTATGCCGTTGATGATGATGTCGTGCGAAAGAACTTTACCGACAACGTTGAATTAGTTTATGACTCTGAACGGACTCGTAAGGTTCAGTATCTAAGTAATGATGAGCTTATTAAATTGAAAAAGCGGGTGGTTAGTCAGCTAGATCATAACTACACCAGTCGCTACATGATCCTCACGGCAATTTATA comes from Limosilactobacillus sp. and encodes:
- a CDS encoding helix-turn-helix domain-containing protein; amino-acid sequence: MQAEINLSPELEDALKVAISTAAQKIVDDSKSKNDKWPMYMNKGTAAKYLGISYNTLSTWMDEEKVPYKHIAGSYRFNRNDLDKFMATN
- a CDS encoding site-specific integrase; amino-acid sequence: MAYIGTTVKKAKNGYYGYVNYRDSNGNRKQKKAKGHFKLKRDAKEAAGKLKLELEASNTSLADISFADYYRRWVELYKENKIKSHSAKYQYKLIGNYIEDYFEQKKLKDIHRSDYQAFINWYGKDHSYESVRKLKGACHTCVSYAVDDDVVRKNFTDNVELVYDSERTRKVQYLSNDELIKLKKRVVSQLDHNYTSRYMILTAIYTGMRKAEIQALTWNDIDFLHSTISINKSWDEKEKTFKSTKTESSNRVIKVNRELLKRLEDLKVNSSTMVFRNMFGTIPTSNALNKCLHEIMKNAKIDKEGFHFHSLRHVHVAYLIGQGVDIYAISKRLGHANVNITLKVYAYLIDEYKAKNDNLIVEKLQKI
- a CDS encoding helix-turn-helix domain-containing protein: MKEGETISKNAEMGKRIRSIRKRLGKNQEEFGQLFDPPAPKSSVSYWENGGGPNKQRLKKIAELGGVSVEYLINGSHMSAADTKQLLDKAVHGSKLNEEEQRKITESQIEFTSVMSAITSKWESTARSQFEKQQDIIKKNPLSVIELLAYDDFLILFNLIRLHGTDSQQEDYRAFLNLIRQIAVGTIQYDKADILPNVDKLLSSFPIKKDDSDESN
- a CDS encoding DUF5906 domain-containing protein, with the translated sequence MEENKVKLSDDQKLICKAYGIAESEWSSLYDEADALWHDPQYNGNFKLEPLSIPALLSTFDKEKYVYNENENSGRAPLFAWSDEGDDWRKMIELFIPCWIKLLLAKRTGRPYLVYEWSTFATKLAINRPTEVYPQLSQGQTYQEEKGTWRIFEHREMKNWFNYQLQGQLAKWGITDTRALNDGFTKGWNIFNSSRFVYKYDVKTPDKKMTTGLVAFKNGTYDFKENALRGHCRSDYLVNYHSYDLDTSNSKPATETNAMLEEMLTDGLKLGEYGSDKLATLAANNESVTCLKEYIGYMFFNSYKKAPNRFMIFTGKKGNGKSTLINLIGNWYLDGENNDNTTPIDLVQLTDPNNRFVVSTLYSKELAYDADIGTDLLQSMARIKKLTGGDGLPAEFKGGKQFMLNAYAKLLFSANDLPPVSGKQVDGALKDRAIVLPFFNKDTRDVDRAFWKRHNIETIKAERPQFVYECIQAFRNTFKHGFTISKEIRSATDEWLEDNDVLGSWLNSIPYNNPNLIRRTKNEIYFLADKEAWNDYKQYCNDNDLNAYSKKSWSSELKIKFDFEKDRDTDKDDGVKYTSWRNQEVLIKLLAMYAEDNSIE
- the rfbD gene encoding dTDP-4-dehydrorhamnose reductase, whose product is MTKILITGANGQLGSELRNLLDERGVAYDAFDSKGLDITDKQAVDAKFDALRPEVVYHCAAYTAVDNAEDEGKQANWKVNEDGTRNVAEAAKRVGTKMVYISTDYVFDGTNPDEYQVDDPTNPKNEYGKAKLAGEQAVKETLDDYYIIRTSWVFGKYGKNFVYTMLRLAKDHDKLTVVDDQFGRPTWTRTLAEFMIYLVDNDQPFGTYQLSNEGSCSWYEFASEILKDKDVEVAPVTSEAYPQKAYRPRHSIMNLDKAENTGFKILRWQEALQKFLKE
- the rfbB gene encoding dTDP-glucose 4,6-dehydratase, encoding MKKAFKNIIVTGGCGFIGSNFVHFLVNNHPEVEHITVLDKLTYAGNPANIAGLPKDKVELVIGDICDKDLVDKLVSQADAVVHYAAESHNDNSLIDPTPFIKTNIEGTFTLIQACRKYDVRYHHISTDEVYGDLPLREDLPGHGEGKGEKFMPDSPYRPSSPYSSSKASSDLLVRAWVRSFGLRATISNCSNNYGPYQHIEKFIPRQITNILSGIRPKLYGSGKNVRDWIHTNDHSRAVWDILTKGKIGETYLIGANGEKNNKEVLEMILELMSQPKDAYDHVKDRPGHDLRYAIDATKLRNDLGWEPEYTDFKTGLQHTIDWYTQHEDWWKDEKAAVEAKYAKNGQ
- a CDS encoding phage NrS-1 polymerase family protein; amino-acid sequence: MTNDFTVPDEMKKEKRWCAWFYEEMSISNIHKRKKIPHNLNSFMCKGMASSTNPNTWGTYQQANNTYVFAKNNPQRIKEMHYGGPGFMFGDGWAFLDIDHIPTVIANYSLGEHNIISNIVELLDYTYCEVSQSQEGLHFIFKLDNSVKQFTRKKHGCELYVKGRMAALTGNRLDIDRPLKITTINQQQWEQLHKLAFGDYSPTISTNDAFSGTELSQGVLSEQGLAVIDNIMKSTDATKFSWWLNADLPTVSTNVSGKQVPNWNGIMIDYDPSSQDQTCCNILAYWVKRTTGEYNSKLIDEIFKQTHLYRPKWDSKDGAGTYGQRTIQRAINYKSAQRNRYKVEFNIKGLKSEIG
- the rfbC gene encoding dTDP-4-dehydrorhamnose 3,5-epimerase, which produces MGQLKVQTTKLQDVKIITPKVFGDNRGFFEETYSDRDFKEAGIDFNFVQDNQSLSSRAGVLRGLHFQRGKAAQTKLIRVVTGAVLDVIVDVRKGSPTYKQWEGYILSASNHRQLLVPRGFAHGFLTLTDNVNFLYKVDNYYDAEADGGFSFKTPELNIDWPIEFDKTITSEKDANQPTFTEFEKDNPFAYGEI